Part of the Pyramidobacter piscolens W5455 genome is shown below.
CAAGCGTTCCGGCCGTCGGTTCGATCTCCACGACGGGGTAGCGCAGCACACCCGCCGCGGCCTTGGCGTCGCCGCGGGCGACCACGATCGCGAAGGGCTGAACGAGGTCGATGGTGGGCAGCAGATTGTCGGTGCCGGCGCGCATGTTCAACGGGATCAACGTGCCTTTCAGACTCCAGACGGCAAGAGCCAGCGTCAGCAGCGCCGGGCAGTTGGGCAGCAGCGTCATCAGCCGCTGCCCCTCTTTGAAACCGGCCGCTATCAGCGCTTTGCGTTCCGCGGCGACGGCGGCCAACAGCGCCTGCCCCTTCAGCCAATCCCCGTTCCACCAAAATACGTCCGCGGCGGCGCGTTTTCTCAAACTCTCCCGCAGGAGATCTTCAAGACGTTCCATTTGTTTCCTCCTCGATAAAAGCGGCGGCAAAGTCTTTGCGCCGGCCGACTCGTTTCTCTGCTTGGCGCGCCCCGGCGAGGGCGCATTTTCAGGACAGACAGATTTTTTATGTCTTCGGCACGACTCAGCACTGGTACTTCATGGGCACGAACTGGGGCATCTCGCTGAAGCCGAGTTTCTCGTAAAAGGCTTGGGTGCCCGGCGCGCCGACCAGACCGATCCAGTCGATTCCGACGGCGCGGAGTTCCTTCACGAGCCGGGAGACGATCTTCTTTCCCCAGCCCTGACCGCGGTAATCGGTCCGCACCACGATGTCTTGGATGTAAGCGTCGCTGACGCCGTCGGAAAGGGCGCGTCCCATGCCGACCAGCTCGCTGGCGTCGAACAGGGCGACAAAACGGAAGGAATTGGCCACCATCGCGGGAATGACGTCTTCGCTCCAGCCTTCTTCCCACCAGCCGGCGTCCATGTAAAGATCGACAACCGCTTCGGGACGGACTGACGTCACCACTTCAAGGCGCAGTGAATTTTCCATTTCCAAAAGAAGCACCTCCATGAAAAATTTAACGCGGCATTTTCTTCAGTCACTGGGTATATGGTAATTTTTCGCCGCCAAATTGGCAAGCGCCGATTGCAGAAATTTGCCGCCTCGTTCGCCCTCAAAAATCCGACGGCGCGTTTTTCCGGCTCGGCGCGGCGCGGAACGTGAACCGTTTCCGCCGACGTTCCGGCGGCGAGAAATCATCTTCATCCCGGCGGCAAAATCCGCCGGGAATTTTTTTGAGACGCCTGCCGCGCAAAAAACGTTTTCATCTTCGTTATGTTTCATTGAAGCGGCTGCGAGTCCGTGTTATAATGATGACAATCGAACATGAAACTCCCTTTTCAAAGAGGAAGCCGGTGAAAATCCGGCGCGGCCCCGCCGCTGTAACTCTGACAAATCCGAAGCATGTCACTGATCGCGTTATTGGGAAGACTCGGACGAGGATGAAGAGAAGCCAGAATATTCTTTGAGGGAGCTTGCAAAGGGGGAATGTTTGCGTGGGCGAACTCCTGGGCGGCTGACCAGTGACAGCCGCGGCGGAAGGACACGACGCAGGGTCGTGTCTTTTTTTGTCTCCCGAGGCCTGAGCTTCGGAAAAAATTTCATGAAAGGTCGTCTGATGAACATGTCCTTTAAGTCCATGATCCTCGCCGTCACCCTCGCGGCCGTCGCTTTCTCCGGAATCGCCTGCGCCAAGGAAGCCAAAAAGGAAGAGAAGCAGGCAATCCTGATCACCTCTTTCGGCACTTCCATGCCCAGCGCCCGCAAAGCCATCGACAATTTGGTGGCCGCCGCCAAAAAGGCGTTCCCCGGCGCCGAAGTGCGTCTGGCGTTCACTTCCAACATCATCCGCCGCAAGCTGGCCCGCGAAGGCAAGAAGAACGTCCCGCCCACGCCCGTCATGGCCCTAGCGCAGCTGAACGACGAGGGCTTCGCCAAAGTCGGCGTGATGCCGACGCACATCATCCCCGGCGCCGAATACGACGAGATCAAAAACGTGGTCGAGGCTTGGGGCGAACTGAAAGGCAAATACGGCATCAAGGATCTGCGCCTCGGCAAGACGTTCCTTTCCAGCGTCGAAGGCTGCGACGAGATGGCGGAGATCCTCGTGAAGAGATTCGAGAAACTTGCCGACAAGGATACCGCCGTCGTGCTGATGGGGCACGGCA
Proteins encoded:
- a CDS encoding GNAT family N-acetyltransferase, producing the protein MENSLRLEVVTSVRPEAVVDLYMDAGWWEEGWSEDVIPAMVANSFRFVALFDASELVGMGRALSDGVSDAYIQDIVVRTDYRGQGWGKKIVSRLVKELRAVGIDWIGLVGAPGTQAFYEKLGFSEMPQFVPMKYQC
- a CDS encoding sirohydrochlorin cobaltochelatase, yielding MKGRLMNMSFKSMILAVTLAAVAFSGIACAKEAKKEEKQAILITSFGTSMPSARKAIDNLVAAAKKAFPGAEVRLAFTSNIIRRKLAREGKKNVPPTPVMALAQLNDEGFAKVGVMPTHIIPGAEYDEIKNVVEAWGELKGKYGIKDLRLGKTFLSSVEGCDEMAEILVKRFEKLADKDTAVVLMGHGTPHHIANAMYSQLQVALDKIADGRFFIGTVENTPMIEDVVVALKKAGYKKTLVSPLMIVAGDHANNDMADANDPESWYSILKKEGFAVETYIKGLGEDKGVTAAFVEHLKEMMK